Within the Methanobrevibacter oralis genome, the region TCAGGTGGAAGCTCAAAGATTTTTGTTAATATGATGCCAACTAGTATTATTGCGAGCAATGTTGTAATTTTTTATAATGATGGTTCTGGTGTGGTTGCTTATTTAAAAGATAATACAGGGAAGGGTATTAATGATAAAAAAGTTGTGATAGGGATTAATGATAAGACTTATAAGAAAATCACAGATAAAAATGGTAAAGTTGCGTTAGCTATTAACTTACCTCCTAAAACCTACTCAGTTTCACTTAAATTTTCGGGGGATTCTAATTATAAATCTTCATATAACTCCATGAAAGTTAAAGTAAAAACAAGAATTACAAAAATTATTGCGGGCAATTTAGTTAAATATTATGGAGACGGTAAAAAATTAGTTATTTATTTAAAAGATACTAATAATAAAGCTGTTGCAAGTAAATCTATAACTATCAAAATTAATGGCAAGACTTATAAGAGAACTACAGATAAGAAAGGCAAAGTTAGTTTAGCTCTTAGTCTTTCTAAAAAAACTTATAAAGCAACTATTAAATTCTCAGCTACTTATCATAAAACTTCAATTAAAAAAATAAAAGTTTCGGTTGTAGCTCCTAAAGTATTTGCTTTAAGTAAAAAGGTTAAAAAAGGTAAAAAACTTATTGTAGTATTTAAAACTTATAATGGTAAGATTATAAAAGACCAAAAAGTTTATTTCAAATTTAAAGGAAAAACTTATAATTTAATTACTAATTCAAAAGGAATTACTACTTTAACTTGTAATATTAAAAAAGGATCTTATAGTGGTGTTGTAGGATTTAAATCTACTTCAACATATGGTACTACTAAAACTAATATTAAGTTTAAAGTTGTATAAATTTAATTATAAAATTAATCTTTAATTTTATATTTTTAAAATAAATTTTAACAATGTATAATTTAAAAATTAATAAGTTATAAAATAATTATCAATAGAATCACAATTAATTTCAGATTTATCCTTAAAGCTATTTGGAAAATTCTGGAATCAAATTGGAAAGTTTAAATTGTTATCAGAAATACTACTATCTAAAACTTTTATATTTGTTTTTATTACTGTAATATGTTAGCTTCACTTATATATTAAATTTATTACTTTAAATCAATCCAGTTAATTTAAGAAATTTATTTTTTAATTTTTAATTATAGTATTTTATTTTCTTATTTTTCTTATTTAAATCTTTTATTTGATATTGTATTAGTTTATATGATTTATTTTTTATTTTTTTTACTTTTTTTTATGGGTTTTTACTTTTTTTTTTTTATTGATTTTTCATTTTTGATTATTTTTTTGTTTTAAATTCCTTTATTTTGCTTTTAATTGGATTTTTTTATTTTAATAGTTTTTATATTTGTTTAAATTATTTTATGTTTAATTTTAAGTATTATTAATAGTTAATATTAGATATTAGTAAATTATATTTTTATATATGTTATTTATGATTTTATGATTGGATTTTTTTTTGATTTATGGGGGTGGGTTGTTTTTGATGATTAAATATTTCAGGGAATATTTTTGTGATGAAACTTGGGAAATATAATTAGGATAAATATGAAAAATCGAAAATATATAATTGATGATGGAAAAGCACATTTTGTTCGTAATCGAAAAACTACTTTAGGAAGTATAATTAAGTATCCTTTCTATGATTGTGGTCGAACGACTGCTGTAGAGGCTATAAATTTTTATTAGAAGTGATAAGAAGGATAAAAATATGATTTTAATTAAATCCGATATTTTTCAAAGAAGAAAATTGCTTAATCATATTTGCTATGTTAGATATGAATGAAGACTTTATTGATGGAATTTACAATGATCCGGATAGACCTGGTCTTTATAAAGGATATTCAGTACTGGCAGGTGATACTAGCATCTGCGATGCACCATAATAATTGGATACAGTGAAAAACAACTAAAAGAATTAAATAATCCTCACCTCAATAGATTAAAAAAGGAATTAATCAGATTTATCATGTATAGCAGATACACAAACAGATTTCATTATTAACATCCACAATAACCAATAGTAAAAAAAATAAACGAAATAGAACTAGCATTAAAACATTTAGACATATTTAAATCAAAGAATAAACATGACCAACACCATCACAACCTACGACAGAGGATATGCTTCCATTGAACTAATGCTAAAACATATGAGTATAAATTCCCATTTCATAATACGACTAAGAGTAGATGACTTTGACCATGAACGAAAAAACATGAAAACCAACGATGAAACCATAGACATCACAATAAATGCAATACGCACACAAAACTTCCATGATGAAGAAACCAAGAAAAAAAAGCATTAGAATCACGAAGTGGTGAAATACGAATAACAGAAATAGAACTCGAAACCAAAAAAAAGGGAAAAAAATACACAGAAATACTTGCAAGCAATTTACCATCCGAAAAATTCACCACACAAGGATTTAAAAGAACTATACAACAAAAGATGGAAAATAGAAAACCAATTTTGACAGATTAAAAAACATAATCCACATAAGAAAACTTCAGCGGATACTCAGAACAAATCATACAACAAGAGACTTCTACGCCAACATATTCAATGTTTAATTACCTAATGGCCATGAAAATCGACGCGGACCAAAAAAAAATACAAGAAAAACAAAAAACAAAAACTTAAAACACAAATACAAAACCAATCTCAATGTACTATTCGGATTTTAATCAAATTAGACATGCCTGACTTACTAATCTGACGATTATCAAGAAAGAATAAACGCCGTAAAAAGAATATTAAACACCGCACAATCAATATTTAGTAGAAAAAAAATAGAGAAAATAACCGAAATCCTGATAGACTAATCATAAGATCCAACTAACAAATTCCCACCAACACAAAGAAGATGTGAATAAAAAAAAATATTTTTCAAATTATTTCTTAAATTAACTGGGTTGGATTACGAACAAAATGTGCTTTTCCATCATTAATTATATATTTTCGATTTTCATATTTATCCTAATTTATTTCCCAAGTTTCATCACAAAATATTCCCTGAAATTTATCATCAAAAACAATCCCCCTAAATCAAAAAAATCCAATCATAAAATTCTAAATAACCATATAAAAATATAATTTACTAATATTTAATATTAACTATTAATAATACTTAAAATTAAACATAAAATAATTTAAACAAATATAAAAACTATTAAAATAAACACATCCAATTACAAGCAAATTAAAGGAATTTAAAACAAAAAAAATAATCAAAAATGAAAAATCAATAAAAAAAATAATCAAAAACCCATAAAAAAAAGTAAAAAAAATAAAAAATAAATCATATAAACCAATACAATATCAAATAAAAGATTTAAATAAGAAAAATAAGAAAATAAAATACTATAATTAAAAATTAAAAAATAAATTTCTTAAATTAACTGGGTTGACTTTAAATTGATAATAAAGAAAAAAATGTAACATCCAAAATTTCAGTTTGATTCAATTCAATTAACTTTTTAAAAGAGTTCTATTTTTTTAGAAACTATTATATTATACTTAAAATATATTATTTTAATAAATGTGCTTTATGAATTATTAAGTATACTTTATATTGTATTAAAATTTTGGTGATTAATAATGGAAAAATCTTTTAAGTTTTCATTGATTCTTTTAGTTGTTTTTGTACTTATTGGATCATTAAATATGGTTTCTGCCTCTATTGATATTGTCAATGAAGCAGTTTTAGATGATTCCTCTTTATCTTCTGATACGTTGGAAGATGTTGTTTCTGTAAATGATAATATTGTGTATGTCTCAAATTATGGTAATGATGAAAGTGGTAATGGTTCTATAGATTCTCCTTATGCAAGTTTATCTCAAGCAATTAACAAATCTGAAAATGGTTATGTAATATGCTTGAATGGTTCTTTTTCTGGTGAAAAAAATTGTAATTTATTTATAGATAAAAATTTATCAATTACTTCTTTTGGTCTTTCATATATTAATTGTGGTTCTAAAAATAGGATTTTTAATGTTTTAGAAGGATGTACTTTTTCTGTTAGTAATTTATCTTTTTCACATGCTGATGTTTCTAATTTAGATAATTCTAATGGTGGGGCTATATATTCAGAAGGTATTTTAATTATTCAAAGATGTGAATTTAACTATTGTACTGCTAATAATGGAGGAGCCATTTATTCTAAAGGCAAATTAATATTAAACAATTCTAGATTCTATTATAATAGAGCAATAGCATACGGAGGAACTATATACTGCTCAGCTGATAATAGTTTAGTTAATAATTCTATTTTTAAAAAGAATTGTGCTAAGAGTAAAACTACTGGAGTTTCTGGTGGTGCTATTTCTAATTTTGGTAATAATTTCACTGTTTCTTGTTCTCTATTTGAGGGTAATTATGCGAAAGAAACTAGTAAAGTTAAAAATGATCCAATTTATGGTGGTGCTATTTCTAATTATGGAAAAGGATTTTATGTCTATGGTTGTGACTTTATAGGTAATTATGTTGAAGTTAGAACTGATGCTGGTTCTGGTGAAGTTTGTTTAAATATTGCTGAAGGTGGTGCTATTTATACTGTTGCAGGTGCTAAAGTAGAAAATTGTCATTTTGATAAGGATACTGCTCATTGTAGATATTCTAGCAATCAAATTAATATCTATGGTAATAGATGTTATGGTGGTGCTATTAGTATTGCTTCAGGTAAAAGTTTTTATCTTTTAAATAATACTTTCACAAATTGTAGTTCTGCTAATGGTGTTGTGAAAAATGATGCTAATTATGCTATATTTGAAAATAACACTTTTGATAATAATAAAGCAATGTTTATGGGTTCTTCAATATATGATAATGGTGAAAATAATCTTTATATTGGTAATACTTTCTTAAATAATAATGATTCTAAAAATCAAGCTCAGGGAACTGTATATGCTAATGCTTGTAATGTAACTTTTGAAAATAATACTTTTCTTAATAATTATGATACAAGTGGTAGTGTATATTCTTTTAATAATGCTGCTATTTATATTTATAATCCTACTTTTAAAGGAGGATCAGATGCAGGAAATACTAATATTAAAATCTCAAATAATAAGTTTAATGGTAATGATATGGGTATTTATTTATATTGTTCTGGTGGAGCTAAAATTTCAAATAATAAATTCACTAATCAAAGACAAAATGCTATTCAAACTTATGCAGGTAGGGATTTAAATATTTTAGATAATTATTTTGAGAATAATCATGGATATCATGGTGCTGTTGATATAGGTTCTCGTAACACTCTTATTAAAGGCAATACATTTGTCAATAACACTGGTGTTGTTGCAGGAGCTATTGGTCTTTTATGTAGGGGAGATTTAACAATTGATTCTAATACTTTCATAGGCAATCATGTTACTTCTGAGGGTGGTGGAGATATTTACTCAATTTATGGGGATATGAAGATAACAAATAATGATTTTGTTATTAATTCTATTTATAAAGATGAAAGTTCTATCTATACAAAATATGGTAAGATTAATGCTATAAATAATAAATTCACTATTTCGAATAATCTACATAAAATTATTAAACAAAGAGGTCAAATTGAATATTATTTGAATAATGTTATTTATGATAATACTCTGGTAAATGATGATGGTAGTGTAAATAATTCTTCTGTTGAGAATCTTGTAGACCTTCATAAAAGAACTAAGGATGATTTTATTTATTATCGTAATGCTACTGAGAATAATGTTAATTTAGATGATGACTCCGACCCTATTGATTCTGGTAATACTGAACCAAAGCATATAGAAGAGATGATTAATGACATTGTTGATGATATAACTGATATTATTAATGATATAACTGATATTATTGATAATATAAATGGTTCTAGTGATGGAAGTTCTGATGGTTCTTTTATTTCTTCTGTTGGAACATTAAATTCTAATAGTTCTATTACTAATAGTTCTTCAGATGTTGGTAAATCTCATGAGCTTGATAAAGATCAAAGTATTGAAGTTAGTTCTCAACCAACTACTGATTCTGCTAAGGAAATAAGTTCTGAAGAACTTTCTCGATCAATTGCTTATGATTTATCCGAAAAAAAACCAGCTACTTCAATTAATTCTAATATGAATCTATTTGCTATTTTGATTATTGTTTTAGCTATATTGTTAATTTATGGATGTTATAGAGGTAGAAAAGATATTTAATATTTGATTATTATTTATTATCTATTCTTTTCTTTATTTTTGAGGCTGACTCATAATTTTTGTGTTTAAATTTTTTTCTTATTTTATTATCTTTTAATTTTATATATTAGGAAGTACAATTTATTATTAGAGTTAATTAACTTTTTGGTTGTGTTTCTTATGGTTTTGAGAGAGGATAAAATTGATCAGCAATTATTGGTTCCTTTGGACTTGAAAGATTTGATTCCAAAAGATCATCTAGATTTAGTAAAACTCAAACACATAGCAATAGATGGAATAAAAATCAAAGCCAAAGCATCCATAAATAATTTAACCAATCAAGAACAAATAGATTTACTTAAAGACATCTTAAAAAAGAGTATTGAACTCGATGAAGAAGAAGATGAACTTCTCGGAGACGAATCAGGAAATTCTGTACCAAAAGAATTAATTGACAAAAAAATCCTTTGAAGAAATCTACAAAAAAGTAACCAAAACCACAAAAGGAAATAGAAACGAATTCAAACTACGAAGAAGCAGTAAAAAGCTCCTTGACCAAGCAAAAAAAGATAAAAAAATCTGCCAAAAAAGTTTTGCAGAAAGTCGAAAAAATCGATTCAGAACTAAAAAAGACAAAAAAAAAAAAACGATGCAATCAGCATAAAAGACCCCGAATCACGATGAATGCTAAACAAAAAAAGCAAATGGGAATTCAATTACAATTTACAAATCGGAATAGACGAATACAAAGGAATAATAGTCTCATCATCACTAACACAAAATCCAACAGACGTATTCGAACTAATTCCACAAATAGAACAAATAAAAGAAACCTTTGGTAATTTAACACCAAATACACAAATTTCACCCAACAACGACTACTCAACAAACGAAAACATAAACTATCTATCAGAAAATCATCTTGATGGATAACATATCCACCAGAAAACTCTCAAAAAAACTCAAAAAAATCAACAAAAAAGATAAACCATTCAAAAAAGACAAATTTATCTTCGATCATGAAAAAAAACACCTATATCTGCCCAATGGGTCAAATACTAGAAAACCAAAAAAAAGCTACAAAAAGAACACACGAATCGCATACTGGACAAAAAACTGCAAAAACATGCAAAAAACACCAAGAATGTTGTGGAAATAATTATTCAAGAGTAATAACAGATTATGAAAATCCAAATAAAATAAAAATGCTCAGAAAAATGGAAACACCATAGGCACAAGAAATCTATAAAAAACGATCAAAAACAGCAGAATAGCCATTTGGAAATATAAAACAAAATCTAAAAGTAACAGAATTCAACACAACTGGACTAAAAAGAACACAAACAGAAGCAAAATTACTCGCAATATCACACAATTTAAAAAGAATATACAACGAAACAATACAAAAAGAACTCATACCCCCAACAAAACAAACAAAATACCTGAAAATAATAAAATTAATGCCAAAAAATTTTAAAAAAATAATTAATTTTGAGTCGCCCTCTTTTTTTAAAATTTAATCTTATAAAAATCATGCCAAGTTAATATCTATTTTTGTTTAAATAATTCTTCTAATTGTTTAAAAAGAATATCCTATTTAATTTGCTTGAATTAACTTTTAATTATAGTATTTTACGAAATGTTTACCCCAAAGAATTTCATCACCCAATTTTCAAAATATGAAATCTTATCTATTTTTTCATAAAATTTTGACTCAAAAAGTTTAATTAATTCATCCAATGATTTATGATCGGTGTTATATATTTCTCTCTTTATATCTTTCCATATGTCTTCTATAGGGTTTAAAAACGGACAATATGGAGGTAAATAAACAAGGTTTACTGATAAAATTTCACATGCTTCTTCAACAATTTTCGCTTTGTGGATCTTTGCATTATCTAAAAAAAATATTCAATGATTTTTCTTCTTTCATGAGTAAACTTAATTTTTTGTTGATTAACATCTTTTGCAGGTGTTTTTTTATTATTTGATTGATTTTGTAGTAGTTAATATGGTATTTTTTGCATTTGGATTTGAATTTTTTTTTGGGATAATCTTTTGCTCATCATCAAACATTTGTTTGTATTCTTTTTCATCCATGCATTTTTCCAATAATTCAAGTTTTACATTATCAATTTCTAATTTTGAACTTGATATGATCTCAGAGATTATTTTTAGTGCTTTTGGATTTTCTGTTCTGGAAATTAAATATTTACAGATAGTTAACACAAAATTATTAGCATTATTTTTTTTGGGTTGAAAAATATTGCAGATTCACAATTAATTCCTTGAAAACCAACTCCATTAACCCCATATCGCTCACCACTTTTTTTAAACCTATTTTTATCTTTAACACCATTAATTGTCGGATTACATAATCTCCTGGTTGTGTTAGTTGTATTTTGACATCTAGATTCATCAAGGACAATAACATCTTCAATTTCAAAATCAATTACGAACGTTTTTTTAAAAGTATTTCTTCGGCATCTGCTGGAGCTTCATTGTAAATAAGGAACGGTTTACAATAATTAAACCCTAATTTCTTTCTTGTAATTTCCCAAACTTGTTTATAAGAATATTTGACTCCAAATCTCTCTTTAATTAGTTCTTGTGCACCAATAATGGTGTAATGTTTATCGGGATCACTTAAGAGTATTTTTAATTCAATTAACTGATCATTAGTTAATTTGGATTTTGTACCGCAATTTGAGTAATCTGGTATTAAACCTTCGATTCCATATTCATCATAATCTTTAACCCAATTTCCTACTGTTTTTCTATCCTTACGAATGAATTCCCCAACTGTAGTTCTAGTTTCACCCAATTTAACCATTCTAACTGCTAATAATCTCATATAAATATTGTGTGCTTGCCTATATTCTTTTAAATATTTATCAAGTTCTGCGATTCCTTGTTCTTCGAGTTTATCTATAGTTTCCATGATTAAATATTTGTCACTCATTAGGGATAAAATTTTCGTAATATACTATAATATGGATGAGTTACTATAATCACAAGAATACATAGAAAATATCTCTCTAAAATCAATAAA harbors:
- a CDS encoding right-handed parallel beta-helix repeat-containing protein; this encodes MEKSFKFSLILLVVFVLIGSLNMVSASIDIVNEAVLDDSSLSSDTLEDVVSVNDNIVYVSNYGNDESGNGSIDSPYASLSQAINKSENGYVICLNGSFSGEKNCNLFIDKNLSITSFGLSYINCGSKNRIFNVLEGCTFSVSNLSFSHADVSNLDNSNGGAIYSEGILIIQRCEFNYCTANNGGAIYSKGKLILNNSRFYYNRAIAYGGTIYCSADNSLVNNSIFKKNCAKSKTTGVSGGAISNFGNNFTVSCSLFEGNYAKETSKVKNDPIYGGAISNYGKGFYVYGCDFIGNYVEVRTDAGSGEVCLNIAEGGAIYTVAGAKVENCHFDKDTAHCRYSSNQINIYGNRCYGGAISIASGKSFYLLNNTFTNCSSANGVVKNDANYAIFENNTFDNNKAMFMGSSIYDNGENNLYIGNTFLNNNDSKNQAQGTVYANACNVTFENNTFLNNYDTSGSVYSFNNAAIYIYNPTFKGGSDAGNTNIKISNNKFNGNDMGIYLYCSGGAKISNNKFTNQRQNAIQTYAGRDLNILDNYFENNHGYHGAVDIGSRNTLIKGNTFVNNTGVVAGAIGLLCRGDLTIDSNTFIGNHVTSEGGGDIYSIYGDMKITNNDFVINSIYKDESSIYTKYGKINAINNKFTISNNLHKIIKQRGQIEYYLNNVIYDNTLVNDDGSVNNSSVENLVDLHKRTKDDFIYYRNATENNVNLDDDSDPIDSGNTEPKHIEEMINDIVDDITDIINDITDIIDNINGSSDGSSDGSFISSVGTLNSNSSITNSSSDVGKSHELDKDQSIEVSSQPTTDSAKEISSEELSRSIAYDLSEKKPATSINSNMNLFAILIIVLAILLIYGCYRGRKDI
- a CDS encoding transposase — encoded protein: MFFLDNAKIHKAKIVEEACEILSVNLVYLPPYCPFLNPIEDIWKDIKREIYNTDHKSLDELIKLFESKFYEKIDKISYFENWVMKFFGVNIS
- a CDS encoding helix-turn-helix domain-containing protein, yielding METIDKLEEQGIAELDKYLKEYRQAHNIYMRLLAVRMVKLGETRTTVGEFIRKDRKTVGNWVKDYDEYGIEGLIPDYSNCGTKSKLTNDQLIELKILLSDPDKHYTIIGAQELIKERFGVKYSYKQVWEITRKKLGFNYCKPFLIYNEAPADAEEILLKKRS